One window of Bactrocera tryoni isolate S06 chromosome 2, CSIRO_BtryS06_freeze2, whole genome shotgun sequence genomic DNA carries:
- the LOC120767723 gene encoding tyrosine-protein phosphatase non-receptor type 14, whose amino-acid sequence MIMPLKFLKKYRQYNVTSKSLFVISVHHLLETSTTVDCTISSESKGQECLDNVCQRLNLQKPEFFGLRYVVKGKEDELKWVDLERSLSRQLEKYAASTKIYLRVRHYVDPLRSDDLTRCYYFLQLKSDIYEGKIICDIRTAILLALYCRQAEYDSHQNDKQTKDNLKKSLVLPKNLQGLANDDNLLDSLIIEVLQQNAGIQHLQQSKAEEMYIQCCQQLDGYGEERFPAKDTLGNDLLLGLAINGMVVMADNGRQYFPWKESQTVSIDKRTIKIEQNKTDGSIVGSFIFPDAETARYFWKLCVTQHKFFKRYIDEESASSVGDAESANGNSMSVTGGGGVLAGGMDAYAYGDFNDSREDLLLEQQQRAIYNPNAITSGGGGGGVGALSAVNPEFMSAPALHHGLLASTHASNALMSSNISLAASHQSGGGGGGPNGAMHSHSVGAIAPSWLAKEYGHEYASTQHLSNSMLDTRLQQSSSCLDLSNNNANNIGGGAAFHSSSNNIVHGHLSGSVTNNGSNVALHGVDAHERERLKAMLPTYRPAPDYETAVQLKYHTPASELHHPQMNSYANYQPQLASSASAVAMAGTPAASGAIYYAGSQPDVHNAAAIYGDGVLLSQLAPHRYPDVAQPAAAMHAQHHHLTAAGVTMAPGGHSNSVSGGGAYIDLGHRLQMVRSKPPPPYPVNRLNSSSTPDLAVASHRPLMGYRSYVSGSSPDLVSNRNLPNPQYPYVHSSSVGAAQAVGSVAATNHALIQPHSSYMGAGHIGHSQPYLPHGTFENLNMIEEQPSILSQLRQDYLFLPPSYAEQNTATSNSNNIYRQTSPSVQAQHQAPLPQVPQSQTHQQQQLQVNASNASLQRNTLNGSIEPIYENVPHARYVAAEPVVQRNMEQRSSGSSATSEAMRNRTASIQSAPGGTHTQPQLQAQQQIPPVPAVRHHHHHQHQQQQQQQQQQQALQQQQQALLQQQQAQAHAQAQAQQQQAEAEAAAAAALNMHKYAERAASTELQFLEPTPPQRAVRAASAAPAIGHNSGSNHQQQSMMQTPPPRQHHHAHKTQQLMQNAASGSPSVADATAATSPNNVGARAHTTSSLHDDTTDSMLHAAQQQFSAMNISSISSNVSVSAAATMQHSASHHQHHHHRSHNSSLLDSTANSSNTTQSSNTTNSSNTTGKEGKRKKIWNILGRSKTPDKQKSATLGREKASSSNAAKTAAKVKLAQDDLNLMHRWSTGVSRLQPISGQYSKDKLCPILTEKLNDPQLFMEFESIPKRCENASYDWALMEENAKKNSDPNFLPYDYNRVSITPTWENKTGYVNASRISATVGTNQRFYIIAQSPQDKLTTNIFWQCVWEADVYLIVKLSEGLNYMPPNSNQRLEFDQFQVYQEFSQTTDRCITSKLRLFHIPSRRYRSVWHLNYTNWGEQNCPLEVNHFLDFLEELNSVRMASANEVPPGHNTNPPVLIHCLEGGGRSGVTLTADLLLYTLDHNEDLDIPRVIGQLRDQRDSIIPSLAQYKFIYSLLITYLKRTRLI is encoded by the exons AAACATCCACAACCGTTGATTGTACAATTAGTTCGGAAAGCAAAGGACAAGAGTGTTTAGACAATGTCTGTCAGCGATTAAATCTACAAAAACCCGAATTTTTCGGTCTACGCTATGTGGTGAAGGGTAAAGAGGACGAATTGAAATGGGTTGATTTGGAACGGTCCTTGAGCAGACAGCTGGAAAAATATGCAGCGAGtacgaaaatatatttacgCGTGCGCCATTATGTCGACCCATTGCGCAGTGATGACTTGACACGTTGCTATTATTTTCTGCAATTGAAAAGTGATATTTATGAGGGTAAAATTATTTGCGATATACGCACTGCCATACTGTTAGCGCTCTACTGCCGACAAGCCGAATACGATAGTCATCAAAATGACAAACAGACAAAGGATAATCTGAAGAAGTCACTGGTGTTGCCGAAGAATTTACAAG GTCTCGCCAACGATGACAATCTGCTCGACAGTCTCATTATAGAAGTGTTGCAGCAGAATGCCGGCATTCAGCATCTGCAGCAATCCAAGGCTGAAGAAATGTACATACAATGTTGCCAGCAATTGGATGGCTATGGTGAGGAGCGCTTCCCCGCAAAAGACACACTGGGTAACGATCTGTTGCTTGGTCTAGCTATTAACGGCATGGTTGTGATGGCCGACAATGGGCGCCAATATTTCCCCTGGAAAGAGTCACAAACGGTGTCGATCGACAAACGTACCATTAAAATCGAACAAAACAAAACGGATGGCTCGATTGTGGGCTCATTCATATTTCCAGATGCCGAAACTGCGCGTTACTTTTGGAAATTGTGCGTAACACAGCATAAATTCTTTAAACGCTACATAGACGAGGAATCAGCGTCGTCTGTGGGTGATGCGGAGAGCGCGAATGGCAATTCGATGAGCGTAACTGGTGGTGGTGGCGTGTTAGCGGGCGGTATGGATGCTTACGCTTATGGTGACTTTAATGATTCACGTGAAGATTTGCTGCTTGAGCAACAACAACGTGCCATTTACAATCCCAATGCGATAACGagtggtggcggtggcggcggtGTTGGTGCGCTGTCAGCGGTTAATCCAGAATTCATGTCAGCGCCGGCTTTACATCATGGTTTGCTCGCCTCCACACATGCGTCCAATGCGTTAATGTCATCGAATATATCGCTAGCGGCCAGTCATCAGTctggcggcggcggtggcggtCCGAATGGCGCTATGCATTCACATAGTGTGGGTGCTATAGCGCCGAGTTGGCTGGCAAAG GAATATGGCCATGAATACGCTTCGACGCAGCATTTATCGAATAGCATGTTGGATACACGCTTGCAGCAAAGCAGCTCCTGTTTGGATCTAAGCAATAATAACGCCAATAATATCGGCGGCGGCGCCGCTTTCCACAGTAGCAGTAATAATATTGTACACGGACATTTGAGTGGCAGCGTAACGAACAACGGCAGCAATGTCGCACTGCACGGCGTGGACGCGCACGAGCGTGAGCGGCTGAAAGCCATGTTGCCCACATATCGCCCAGCACCCGACTATGAAACTGCAGTACAGCTGAAGTATCACACACCTGCCAGCGAATTGCATCATCCGCAAATGAACAGTTACGCCAACTATCAACCGCAATTGGCGTCAAGCGCCTCTGCCGTCGCTATGGCTGGGACGCCGGCCGctagtggcgccatctattACGCCGGCTCACAGCCTGATGTACACAATGCGGCCGCAATTTACGGTGATGGTGTGCTACTAAGTCAATTAGCGCCGCACCGCTACCCTGACGTAGCGCAACCCGCAGCCGCTATGCATGCGCAGCATCATCATCTAACAGCGGCGGGCGTTACAATGGCGCCAGGCGGTCATAGTAATAGTGTGAGTGGTGGTGGCGCTTATATTGATTTGGGACATCGCTTGCAAATGGTGCGCAGCAAACCGCCGCCACCGTATCCGGTTAACCGTTTGAATTCTTCGTCCACCCCCGACTTGGCGGTCGCATCACATCGACCGCTCATGGGTTATCGTTCATATGTGTCGGGTTCATCGCCGGATCTGGTGTCAAATCGTAATTTACCCAATCCACAGTATCCGTATGTGCACAGCAGTAGCGTCGGCGCAGCACAAGCTGTTGGAAGCGTGGCTGCTACCAACCATGCCTTGATACAACCGCATTCCTCGTACATGGGCGCCGGGCATATCGGTCATTCACAGCCATATTTGCCGCATGGCACTTTCGAAAACTTAAATATGATTGAAGAACAACCATCTATACTGTCGCAGCTGCGGCAGGACTATCTCTTTTTGCCACCCAGCTATGCAGAACAAAACACAGCtaccagcaacagcaacaatatttaCCGGCAGACATCACCATCAGTGCAGGCGCAGCATCAAGCGCCACTGCCACAGGTGCCGCAGTCACAAACACATCAACAACAGCAGTTGCAAGTGAACGCCTCCAATGCTTCGTTGCAACGCAACACTTTAAACGGTTCTATCGAACCGATTTATGAGAATGTGCCACATGCACGCTATGTAGCTGCAGAGCCAGTAGTGCAGCGGAATATGGAGCAACGCTCGTCGGGCTCTTCGGCAACCAGCGAAGCGATGCGTAATCGCACAGCTTCAATACAATCGGCGCCGGGTGGAACGCATACGCAGCCACAGCTGCAGGCGCAGCAACAAATACCACCAGTGCCTGCAGTGcgacatcatcatcatcaccagcaccaacaacagcagcagcagcaacaacaacaacaagcgcttcaacaacagcaacaagcgcttctgcagcagcagcaggcgCAGGCGCACGCGCAAGCACAAGCACAGCAGCAACAAGCCGAAGCGGAAGCAGCTGCCGCGGCTGCACTCaacatgcataaatatgctGAGCGCGCCGCTAGCACTGAACTGCAATTCTTAGAGCCAACGCCACCGCAACGTGCTGTGCGTGCCGCCTCCGCAGCACCGGCCATAGGTCATAATAGCGGCagcaatcatcaacaacaatcAATGATGCAAACACCGCCGCCTAGGCAACATCATCATGCGCATAAGACACAGCAGTTAATGCAGAACGCCGCGTCCGGCTCCCCTTCCGTCGCAGATGCTACAGCTGCAACGTCGCCCAATAATGTGGGCGCACGCGCTCATACAACTTCGTCACTGCACGACGACACCACAGACTCAATGCTGCATGCAGCGCAGCAACAATTTAGTGCCATGAACATCTCTTCGATATCATCTAATGTCTCGGTTTCGGCCGCCGCCACCATGCAGCACTCTGCGTCGCATCatcaacatcatcatcatcgctCACACAACTCATCGCTACTCGACAGCACTGCCAACTCTAGCAACACAACACAAAGCTCGAACACAACGAATTCGTCAAACACCACCGGCAAGGAGGGTAAACGTaagaaaatttggaatattttgggCCGCAGCAAAACGCCGGACAAACAGAAATCCGCCACGCTCGGACGGGAGAAGGCGTCGTCATCGAATGCGGCAAAGACAGCGGCGAAAGTTAAACTCGCACAGGACGATCTGAATTTGATGCATCGCTGGTCGACCGGTGTGTCGCGGCTACAACCCATTTCCGGACAGTACTCAAAGGACAAATTG tgCCCAATACTCACTGAGAAGCTGAATGATCCGCAACTGTTCATGGAATTTGAAAGTATACCGAAGCGTTGCGAAAATGCCAGCTATGACTGGGCGCTGATGGAAGAAAACGCGAAGAAAAATTCCGATCCTAACTTTTTGCCATACGATTATAATCGTGTTAGCATAACGCCGACGTGGGAGAATAAAACGGGCTATGTTAATGCGTCGCGCATTTCG GCCACAGTTGGCACAAATCAACGCTTCTACATAATTGCTCAATCACCACAGGACAAGCTGACCACAAATATTTTCTGGCAGTGTGTCTGGGAGGCAGACGTCTATTTGATTGTAAAGCTATCGGAGGGTCTGAATTACATGCCACCGAATAGCAACCAGCGGCTCGAGTTTGATCAA TTCCAAGTGTATCAGGAATTCTCACAAACCACAGATCGTTGCATTACCAGCAAGCTGCGTCTCTTTCACATACCATCGCGTCGCTATCGCTCCGTTTGGCATTTGAACTACACTAATTGGGGTGAACAGAATTGTCCATTAGAGGTGAATCACTTTTTGGACTTTCTCGAAGAACTGAATTCCGTGCGCATGGCTTCGGCAAACGAAGTGCCACCGGGACATAACACCAATCCGCCAGTGTTGATACATTGTCTGGAGGGTGGTGGACGCTCGGGCGTAACGTTGACCGCTGATTTGTTACTCTACACGCTGGATCATAATGAG GATTTGGATATACCACGCGTTATAGGTCAACTACGTGATCAGCGCGATAGCATAATACCGTCCTTAGCGcagtataaatttatttatagtcTACTCATAACATATTTAAAGCGTACGCGTTTAATTTGA